A region of Massilia sp. KIM DNA encodes the following proteins:
- a CDS encoding Spy/CpxP family protein refolding chaperone, translated as MKTSVARLAAACAACMIAAPAVVAQTAPHGGLAGPDDPHGGPPALHAHPRFGGHGHGGGALAGLRGLDLTEAQRDRIFAIVHENVPKRRELDKKERQARLALRDMASAPQLDLGKASSHARALGEAVADEAMLRLKQEAAVMAVLTPEQRAQLERRRAQPRRDRS; from the coding sequence ATGAAGACCTCTGTTGCACGCCTGGCAGCCGCCTGCGCCGCCTGCATGATCGCCGCCCCCGCCGTGGTGGCGCAAACCGCGCCGCATGGCGGTCTGGCCGGTCCGGACGACCCGCACGGCGGACCGCCCGCACTGCACGCTCATCCTCGCTTTGGCGGCCACGGCCACGGCGGCGGTGCGCTGGCCGGCCTGCGCGGCCTCGATCTCACCGAGGCGCAGCGGGACCGCATTTTCGCCATCGTCCACGAGAACGTCCCCAAGCGGCGCGAGCTGGACAAGAAGGAGCGCCAGGCACGCCTCGCCTTGCGCGACATGGCGAGCGCACCGCAACTCGACCTCGGGAAGGCGAGCAGCCACGCCAGGGCCCTGGGCGAGGCGGTCGCCGACGAAGCGATGCTGCGTCTGAAACAGGAGGCAGCGGTGATGGCGGTCCTCACGCCGGAGCAGCGTGCGCAGCTCGAACGACGCCGCGCCCAGCCGCGCCGGGATCGTTCATGA
- a CDS encoding response regulator transcription factor, producing MNHVLLIDDDVELVGMFSEYLEQEGFRVTCVHKGEDGVREALNGQHAIAVLDVMMPGMSGIEALRQIRAASRIPVLMLTARGDDADRILGLELGADDYVAKPCTPRELTARVRAILRRTQASAAGPGVVITVGKLSMIPEQRRATWDGRPLELTSTEFNLLEVLARNAGRPVSKNELSEQGLGRPLARFDRNIDVHLSSLRHKLGPLSDGRSCLQTIYRQGYQLIRE from the coding sequence ATGAACCACGTACTCCTCATCGACGACGACGTCGAACTGGTCGGCATGTTCTCCGAATACCTGGAGCAAGAGGGCTTCCGGGTCACCTGCGTCCACAAGGGCGAGGACGGCGTGCGCGAAGCCCTGAACGGGCAGCACGCAATCGCCGTCCTCGACGTCATGATGCCGGGCATGAGCGGGATCGAGGCCTTGCGCCAGATCCGCGCCGCGAGCCGCATTCCAGTCCTGATGCTGACCGCGCGCGGCGACGACGCCGACCGCATCCTCGGCCTGGAACTGGGCGCAGACGACTACGTCGCCAAGCCCTGCACCCCGCGCGAACTCACGGCCCGCGTGCGCGCCATCCTGCGCCGCACCCAGGCCAGCGCCGCCGGCCCTGGCGTGGTGATCACGGTCGGCAAGCTGAGCATGATCCCCGAGCAGCGCCGCGCCACCTGGGACGGCCGCCCGCTCGAACTCACCAGCACAGAATTCAACCTGCTCGAAGTCCTGGCCCGCAACGCCGGCCGGCCGGTCAGCAAGAACGAGCTGTCCGAGCAGGGCCTGGGCCGGCCGCTGGCACGCTTCGACCGCAACATCGACGTGCACCTGAGCAGCCTGCGCCACAAGCTCGGCCCGCTGTCGGACGGCCGCTCCTGCCTGCAGACGATCTACCGCCAGGGCTACCAGCTGATCCGGGAATAG
- a CDS encoding cell wall metabolism sensor histidine kinase WalK, with translation MGRLFWKFFLSILLAQVAATIGIGGAFWLRDQARQRSAPMLDTGPPGAIALDAAAATLRHGGVHALRGMLGELRRPQVYVLDAGRRELLGREVPSELVQEAERELAADPMPRGARQLLAPDGARYLALVSRRNGPPPEGMRGRGGPGMEPGWGRRLGQVFGIVAAVLASLLFAALLAWYFARPIRALRSAFDAAAAGDLAPRFQDKPLGGDELSDLGRDFDRMSDQLRMLMDGQRRLLHDVSHELRSPLARLQAAVGLAHQQPERLASSLERIERESVRMDKLVGELLTLSRLEAASGIKRREPVDLGELADAIVEDARFEAGESGAAQAPEIVLRCEPGIGVAGDPDLLWSALENVVRNAVKHGAGGGIVEVSVAARQGLARVEVSDRGPGIAPEQLAHIFEPFYRANPAGTGVDGHGLGLAIAQRVVRAHGGEIAAANRAGGGLQLSISLPLHRNA, from the coding sequence ATGGGCCGGCTGTTCTGGAAGTTCTTTCTTTCGATCCTGCTGGCCCAGGTGGCCGCCACCATCGGCATCGGCGGTGCCTTCTGGCTGCGCGACCAGGCGCGCCAGCGCTCCGCCCCCATGCTCGACACCGGGCCGCCGGGCGCGATCGCCCTCGACGCCGCCGCCGCCACCCTCCGCCACGGCGGCGTGCACGCCCTGCGCGGCATGCTGGGCGAGCTGCGCCGGCCGCAAGTCTATGTGCTGGACGCCGGGCGGCGCGAGCTGCTCGGACGCGAGGTGCCTTCCGAGCTGGTACAGGAAGCGGAACGCGAACTGGCGGCCGACCCGATGCCGCGCGGCGCGCGCCAGTTGCTCGCGCCGGACGGCGCGCGCTACCTGGCCCTGGTCTCGCGCCGCAACGGTCCGCCGCCCGAGGGCATGCGCGGACGCGGCGGACCAGGCATGGAACCGGGCTGGGGCCGGCGCCTGGGCCAGGTCTTCGGCATCGTCGCGGCGGTGCTGGCCAGCCTGCTGTTCGCCGCCCTGCTGGCCTGGTACTTCGCGCGCCCGATCCGCGCGCTGCGCAGCGCCTTCGACGCCGCCGCCGCCGGCGACCTGGCGCCGCGCTTCCAGGACAAGCCCCTCGGCGGTGACGAGCTGAGCGACCTGGGACGCGACTTCGACCGCATGAGCGACCAGCTGCGCATGCTGATGGATGGCCAACGCCGCCTGCTGCACGACGTCTCCCACGAACTGCGCTCGCCGCTGGCGCGGCTGCAGGCGGCGGTCGGACTGGCGCACCAGCAGCCGGAGCGCCTGGCCTCCTCGCTCGAACGGATCGAGCGCGAGAGCGTGCGCATGGACAAGCTGGTGGGCGAGCTGCTCACCCTGTCGCGCCTGGAAGCCGCGAGCGGGATCAAGCGCCGCGAGCCGGTCGACCTGGGCGAGCTGGCCGATGCCATCGTCGAGGATGCACGTTTCGAGGCCGGCGAGTCGGGCGCCGCACAGGCGCCCGAGATCGTGCTGCGCTGCGAACCCGGCATCGGCGTCGCCGGCGACCCGGATCTGCTGTGGAGCGCGCTGGAGAACGTGGTCCGCAACGCGGTCAAGCACGGCGCCGGCGGCGGCATCGTCGAAGTCTCGGTCGCGGCGCGCCAGGGACTGGCGCGGGTCGAGGTGAGCGACCGCGGGCCGGGCATCGCGCCGGAGCAACTGGCGCATATCTTCGAGCCCTTCTACCGCGCCAATCCGGCCGGCACCGGCGTCGACGGGCACGGCCTCGGCCTGGCGATCGCGCAGCGCGTGGTGCGCGCCCATGGCGGCGAGATCGCCGCCGCCAACCGCGCGGGCGGCGGCCTGCAGCTCAGCATCTCGCTGCCCCTCCACCGCAACGCCTGA
- a CDS encoding response regulator transcription factor, translating to MSPVLLIDDDVELVGLFADYLEREGFPVGCAHDGESGAREALSGQYAIAVLDVMMPGMSGIATLRTIRTRSAIPVLMLTGRADDADRILGLELGADDYVTKPCTPRELTARLRAILRRAGQGSGAGDGPGIALQVGKLAVYPALRRVYWDGQPVELTSTEFKLLEILARNPGRPVSKHELSEQGLGRPLARYDRNVDVHLSSLRHKLGRMEDGRSCLQTVYRLGYQLLR from the coding sequence ATGAGCCCCGTACTGCTGATTGACGACGACGTCGAGCTCGTTGGCCTGTTCGCCGATTACCTCGAGCGCGAAGGCTTTCCCGTCGGTTGCGCCCACGACGGCGAGTCCGGCGCGCGGGAGGCGCTGTCGGGCCAGTACGCCATCGCCGTGCTCGACGTCATGATGCCCGGCATGAGCGGCATCGCCACCCTGCGCACCATCCGAACGCGCAGCGCCATTCCAGTCCTGATGCTCACCGGCCGCGCCGACGACGCCGACCGCATCCTTGGCCTGGAGCTGGGCGCCGACGACTACGTCACCAAGCCCTGCACCCCGCGCGAACTGACCGCGCGCCTGCGCGCCATCCTGCGCCGCGCCGGGCAAGGTTCTGGCGCCGGGGACGGCCCCGGCATCGCGCTCCAGGTCGGCAAGCTGGCCGTCTATCCCGCCCTGCGCCGCGTCTACTGGGACGGGCAGCCGGTGGAGCTGACCAGCACCGAGTTCAAGCTGCTCGAAATCCTGGCGCGCAATCCCGGTCGGCCTGTGAGCAAGCACGAGCTGTCCGAGCAGGGCCTGGGACGGCCGCTGGCGCGCTACGACCGCAACGTCGACGTGCACCTGAGCAGCCTGCGCCACAAGCTGGGGCGCATGGAGGACGGGCGTTCCTGCCTGCAGACCGTGTACCGGCTCGGCTACCAGCTGCTGCGCTAG
- a CDS encoding DNA internalization-related competence protein ComEC/Rec2: MHIAILSFAAGAAWLQCQAALPSWRALALAAALVLSCLLFRATRRRIPLLLAGGVLAGVGWAALLAHAALADDLAQADEGRDLQLVGTIDNLPYRFDGGVRFHVAVEQVAGNASRVPRRVALSWYAGTRDRHGAMVEVQPGQRWRLTVRLQRPHGNANPHGFDYEAWLLEQGVRATGYVRPGRNELLAQWVPGPRHALERARDALRARILVALEGAPYRGVIVALVVGDQRGIAQSDWEVFNRTGISHLVSISGLHVTMLAGLAAWITAFLWRRSFFTAAQLPLRVPAQRVAALAGALVALLYVLLAGFGVPAQRTFYMLAVVAAALWLGRIASAFHVLCLALGVVVLLDPWAMLWPGFWLSFGAVAAILYASVGRLERRRPGWRGTLLLAARTQWAVTVALVPLTILMFGQVSLVSPLANAVAIPVISLFVTPLALAGSMLPSPLAEPVLGAAHAAVAILAAGLEWLAAPRLAVWSAPAPQPWMLALALAGTAWLLAPRGWPHRWAGLAAWTPLLTQLPTAPPPGAFRVTAFDVGQGMALLVETHRHRLLYDAGPQYAPGADGATRVILPYLRGRGIARLDTLIVSHSDLDHAGGALSVLAALPVAHTLSSLPEGHPAVRRSALHARCEAGRRWRWDGVGFEMLGPPMQSYDDPALKANARSCVLRIEAGGKAILLAADIEAAQEAELLRRVPAALRADVLLAPHHGSGTSSTPAFLQAVRPTLGIFQVGYRNRYRHPKKEVYARYGELGIRRLRTDQSGAITMDFGARIGIEEYRRTHARYWHGR; the protein is encoded by the coding sequence ATGCACATCGCCATACTCAGCTTCGCCGCCGGCGCTGCCTGGCTGCAGTGCCAGGCGGCCCTTCCATCATGGCGGGCACTTGCGCTCGCAGCGGCGCTGGTGCTGTCCTGCCTCCTGTTTCGGGCGACCCGCCGCCGGATTCCCCTGCTGCTTGCCGGCGGAGTCCTGGCGGGCGTTGGCTGGGCCGCCTTGCTGGCGCATGCCGCCCTCGCGGACGACCTGGCGCAGGCGGACGAAGGACGCGATCTCCAGCTGGTCGGCACCATCGACAATCTGCCCTACCGTTTCGACGGCGGGGTGCGTTTCCATGTCGCGGTGGAGCAGGTCGCGGGCAACGCGTCCAGGGTTCCACGGCGGGTCGCGCTGTCCTGGTATGCGGGCACGCGCGACCGGCATGGCGCCATGGTCGAGGTGCAGCCTGGCCAGCGCTGGCGGCTCACGGTCCGCCTGCAACGCCCCCACGGCAACGCCAACCCGCATGGCTTCGACTACGAGGCCTGGCTGCTGGAACAGGGTGTACGCGCCACCGGCTACGTGCGGCCGGGCCGCAACGAGCTGCTGGCGCAATGGGTGCCGGGCCCGCGCCATGCGCTGGAACGTGCGCGCGACGCGCTGCGGGCGCGCATCCTGGTTGCGCTCGAGGGCGCGCCCTATCGCGGCGTGATCGTAGCCCTGGTGGTCGGCGACCAGCGCGGCATCGCCCAGTCGGACTGGGAGGTCTTCAATCGCACCGGCATCAGCCACCTGGTGTCGATCTCAGGCCTGCACGTCACGATGCTCGCCGGGCTGGCCGCCTGGATCACGGCCTTCCTCTGGCGCCGCTCCTTCTTCACGGCGGCGCAACTGCCGCTCCGTGTGCCGGCGCAGCGGGTCGCCGCCCTGGCCGGCGCCCTGGTCGCGCTGCTCTACGTGCTGCTGGCCGGCTTCGGCGTGCCGGCCCAGCGCACCTTCTACATGCTGGCGGTGGTCGCGGCGGCGCTCTGGCTGGGGCGCATCGCCTCCGCCTTCCACGTGCTCTGCCTGGCCCTCGGCGTGGTGGTGCTGCTCGACCCCTGGGCCATGTTGTGGCCGGGCTTCTGGCTCTCCTTCGGCGCGGTGGCCGCCATCCTGTATGCCAGCGTGGGACGGCTGGAGCGCCGCCGGCCCGGCTGGCGCGGGACCTTGCTGCTGGCGGCGCGTACCCAGTGGGCGGTGACCGTCGCGCTGGTGCCGCTCACCATCCTGATGTTTGGACAGGTGTCGCTGGTGAGCCCGCTCGCGAACGCAGTCGCGATTCCGGTCATCAGCCTGTTCGTCACCCCGCTGGCCCTGGCGGGCAGCATGCTGCCGTCGCCCCTCGCCGAGCCGGTGCTGGGCGCCGCCCATGCCGCGGTCGCCATCCTGGCGGCGGGTCTGGAGTGGCTGGCCGCGCCGCGCCTCGCGGTCTGGAGCGCGCCCGCGCCGCAGCCCTGGATGCTGGCCCTGGCCCTGGCCGGCACCGCCTGGCTGCTGGCGCCGCGCGGCTGGCCGCATCGCTGGGCCGGGCTGGCCGCCTGGACACCGCTCCTGACCCAGTTGCCCACGGCGCCGCCGCCGGGTGCCTTCCGCGTCACCGCCTTCGACGTCGGGCAGGGCATGGCCCTGCTGGTGGAGACCCACCGCCACCGCCTGCTCTACGACGCCGGACCGCAATACGCGCCGGGCGCGGACGGCGCGACCCGGGTGATCCTGCCCTACCTGCGCGGGCGCGGCATTGCACGGTTGGACACCCTGATCGTCTCGCACAGCGACCTCGATCACGCGGGCGGCGCGCTGTCGGTGCTGGCGGCGCTGCCGGTGGCGCATACGCTGTCCTCCCTGCCGGAAGGCCATCCGGCGGTGCGGCGCTCGGCGCTCCACGCGCGCTGCGAGGCGGGCCGGCGCTGGCGCTGGGACGGCGTGGGCTTCGAGATGCTGGGGCCGCCTATGCAAAGCTACGACGATCCCGCGCTCAAGGCCAACGCCCGCAGCTGCGTACTGCGCATCGAGGCGGGTGGCAAGGCGATCCTGCTGGCCGCCGACATCGAAGCCGCCCAGGAAGCCGAGCTGCTTCGGCGAGTGCCTGCGGCCCTGCGCGCCGACGTGCTGCTCGCGCCCCACCACGGCAGCGGCACCTCGTCCACGCCCGCCTTTCTGCAGGCCGTGCGCCCCACGCTTGGCATCTTCCAGGTCGGCTACCGCAACCGCTACCGGCATCCGAAGAAAGAGGTCTACGCCCGCTACGGCGAGCTCGGCATCCGCCGCCTGCGCACCGACCAGAGCGGGGCCATCACCATGGACTTCGGCGCGCGCATCGGCATCGAGGAATACCGGCGGACGCACGCCCGCTACTGGCACGGGCGCTAG
- a CDS encoding TonB-dependent siderophore receptor codes for MTIYTGGRLAAERARPLPLKLITATLLGAGLISSASVCAQEAGPAPAPAQDATPAASQQAESTVSQRTAPPPAAAPKGDEHVVTVTGSRIAARGFNQPTPTTTLTSDDIEKSAHPNIFTTIAQLPALQGSTGNSVLTYSTSSGLQGLSAFSLRGLGASRTLTLIDGQRVVPANVTGVTDVSQFPQLLVKRVDVVTGGASASYGSDAVGGVVNFITDKKFTGFKANVEGGQSTYDDNRSVTLQAAFGRSFLNDKLHLVLSAERSKEDGVPADGFGMGPGPNGRTYFNAPAFQIRPVSQTTDGRPQMFDIRNAQPYQYNRYGLITSGPLQGTAFGDGGVPYRFNYGGNGVPDGKGGVSGCISPFCVGGDLTGTSGNTTSLASALTRENLYTRISYALTPNHEIFMTVNAAQVDSQNQPNAGAPKNANLTIQCENPFLPASIVAACAANNITSFQYGTGNANFPANISVEPLRRQNRYVIGADGRFDAGGTSWSYNAYYQRGINHTDLYVKNITLTPRYNAAIDAIRLPDGSIVCRSVVARNAGCQPLNIIGNVPQSTGALAYVMPGFGPQQHTRQTQDVASLNISGEPLTLWAGPLAVAAGLEYRKEEYVVRADPYGNGVTADSPNSVEYPADPVLNARTGGNWFAGNYRNGEGKYDVREGYLELNLPMFKSDTWGEANLNVAGRGTVYSTAGNAKTWKIGGTWKTTVDGLRLRAVTSRDVRAPNLSELFAPIVTTNNVVNYRGTTLTVQQQVTGNTNLRPEIARSTEVGVVLTQPRWAPGFSASIDYYKIKVDGVISTLGLQQEVDLCVAGYQELCAAMVLDSPVPSNNYVRLQQFNLASLKLRGFDIETSYRGSMAPLGLPGMFTLRALATHTIDNITDPGVPGTIPSEAAGVNLGSTPRWKVMATQGWSSDRASVTLTERWVSNGVYNNEYIECKTNCPVATTIHPTIDNNQMKGALYFDLGVTYKVSDNIMAYAKIDNLADRNAPTAPGPNVGYGLNPSLYDVLGRMYRAGLRFSF; via the coding sequence ATGACGATCTATACCGGCGGCCGCCTCGCGGCCGAGCGTGCACGACCACTTCCATTGAAACTCATCACCGCGACCCTGCTCGGCGCGGGCCTGATCAGCAGCGCATCGGTCTGCGCGCAGGAAGCCGGGCCCGCGCCCGCGCCTGCGCAGGATGCCACGCCCGCAGCCTCGCAGCAGGCCGAATCTACGGTCTCGCAGCGGACCGCGCCACCGCCCGCAGCCGCGCCGAAAGGCGACGAGCATGTAGTGACGGTGACCGGCTCGCGCATCGCCGCGCGCGGGTTCAACCAGCCGACGCCGACCACCACGCTGACCTCCGATGACATCGAAAAGTCGGCCCACCCGAATATCTTCACCACCATCGCCCAGTTGCCCGCGCTGCAGGGCAGCACCGGCAATTCGGTGCTGACCTACAGCACCTCGAGCGGCTTGCAGGGACTGAGCGCCTTCAGCCTGCGCGGCCTGGGCGCGTCGCGCACGCTGACCCTGATCGATGGCCAGCGCGTGGTGCCCGCCAACGTTACCGGCGTCACCGACGTCAGCCAGTTCCCGCAGCTGCTGGTCAAGCGCGTCGACGTGGTCACCGGCGGCGCCTCGGCTTCGTATGGTTCGGACGCCGTCGGCGGCGTCGTTAACTTCATCACGGACAAGAAGTTCACGGGCTTCAAGGCCAACGTCGAGGGCGGCCAGAGCACCTACGACGACAACCGCAGCGTCACGCTGCAGGCGGCCTTCGGCCGCAGCTTCCTGAATGACAAGCTGCACCTGGTGCTCAGCGCCGAGCGCAGCAAGGAGGACGGCGTGCCGGCCGACGGCTTCGGCATGGGGCCGGGCCCGAACGGCCGCACCTATTTCAACGCGCCGGCCTTCCAGATCCGTCCGGTGTCCCAGACCACCGACGGCAGGCCGCAGATGTTCGACATCCGCAACGCCCAGCCCTACCAGTACAACCGCTACGGCCTGATCACCTCGGGTCCGCTGCAAGGCACGGCCTTCGGCGACGGTGGCGTTCCCTACCGGTTCAACTACGGCGGCAACGGCGTACCCGACGGCAAAGGCGGGGTCAGCGGTTGCATCAGCCCGTTCTGCGTGGGCGGCGACCTGACCGGCACCTCGGGCAACACCACCAGCCTGGCCTCGGCGCTCACCCGCGAGAACCTGTACACCCGCATCAGCTATGCCCTGACGCCGAACCACGAGATCTTCATGACCGTGAACGCGGCCCAGGTCGACTCGCAAAACCAGCCGAATGCAGGCGCACCGAAGAACGCCAACCTCACCATCCAGTGCGAAAACCCCTTCCTGCCGGCCTCGATCGTGGCGGCCTGCGCGGCCAACAACATCACCAGCTTCCAGTACGGCACGGGCAACGCCAACTTCCCGGCGAACATCAGTGTCGAGCCGCTGCGCCGCCAGAACCGCTACGTGATCGGCGCCGACGGCCGCTTCGACGCCGGCGGCACCAGCTGGTCGTACAATGCCTACTACCAGCGCGGCATCAACCACACCGACCTGTACGTCAAGAACATCACCCTGACGCCGCGCTACAACGCCGCCATCGACGCCATCAGGCTGCCCGACGGCAGCATCGTCTGCCGCAGCGTGGTCGCGCGCAACGCCGGCTGCCAGCCGCTCAACATCATCGGCAACGTGCCGCAGAGCACCGGCGCGCTGGCCTACGTGATGCCGGGCTTCGGTCCGCAGCAGCACACCCGCCAGACCCAGGACGTGGCCAGCCTGAACATCAGCGGCGAGCCGCTGACCCTGTGGGCCGGTCCGCTGGCCGTGGCCGCCGGTCTCGAGTACCGCAAGGAAGAATACGTGGTGCGTGCCGACCCGTACGGCAATGGCGTGACGGCCGACAGCCCCAACTCGGTCGAGTATCCGGCCGATCCGGTGCTGAACGCGAGGACGGGCGGGAACTGGTTCGCCGGCAATTACCGTAACGGCGAAGGCAAGTACGACGTGCGCGAGGGCTACCTGGAACTCAACCTGCCGATGTTCAAATCGGATACCTGGGGCGAGGCCAACCTGAACGTGGCCGGACGCGGCACCGTCTACAGCACGGCCGGCAACGCCAAGACCTGGAAGATCGGCGGCACCTGGAAGACCACGGTCGACGGCCTGCGCCTGCGCGCCGTGACCTCGCGCGACGTCCGCGCGCCCAACCTGAGCGAGTTGTTCGCGCCGATCGTGACCACCAACAATGTGGTGAACTATCGTGGCACCACCCTGACGGTGCAGCAGCAGGTGACCGGAAATACGAACCTGCGGCCGGAGATCGCGCGCAGCACGGAGGTGGGCGTGGTCCTGACCCAGCCGCGCTGGGCGCCGGGCTTCAGCGCCTCGATCGATTACTACAAGATCAAGGTGGACGGCGTCATTTCGACCCTGGGCCTGCAGCAGGAAGTGGACCTGTGCGTGGCCGGTTACCAGGAGCTGTGCGCGGCCATGGTGCTCGACAGCCCGGTGCCCTCGAATAACTACGTGCGCCTGCAGCAGTTCAACCTGGCCTCGCTCAAGCTCAGGGGATTCGACATCGAGACCTCGTACCGGGGCAGCATGGCCCCACTGGGCCTGCCCGGCATGTTCACCCTGCGCGCGCTGGCCACGCACACGATCGACAACATCACCGATCCGGGTGTGCCGGGCACGATCCCGAGCGAGGCGGCGGGCGTCAACCTGGGCTCCACGCCGCGCTGGAAAGTGATGGCCACGCAAGGCTGGTCGAGCGATCGCGCCAGCGTGACCCTGACCGAGCGCTGGGTCAGCAACGGGGTCTACAACAACGAGTACATCGAGTGCAAGACCAACTGCCCGGTGGCCACGACGATCCATCCGACCATCGACAACAACCAGATGAAGGGCGCGCTGTACTTCGACCTGGGGGTGACCTACAAGGTGTCGGACAACATCATGGCCTATGCCAAGATCGACAACCTGGCCGACCGCAACGCGCCGACCGCGCCGGGACCGAACGTGGGATACGGTCTCAACCCATCCCTCTACGACGTCCTCGGGCGCATGTACCGGGCCGGCTTGCGCTTCAGCTTCTGA
- a CDS encoding T6SS immunity protein Tli4 family protein produces the protein MKTVCVGRFLIDLPAEAQVDVSQGYTGGFHFTSSADETEEEFADRLRALEEEVLASPSEDGRPALQLRRALSFDGAHGELFVYNRRRGETVVDDKVVEIEDVSVRAMLRFPGVSVSASADHMALDAGERLERLLRKTRPTGTDEIPAEKGFCIDHVMVGEPIEDADTEKVVMFAGLPDHPDVNIVLSSMAGTEPAPGLLARRARTKERLPVFVQLATTSLFERARSINGLAGEEVGLRVREPNFTTGYSFQWEKPVEGNEVTTPLLNLEFESGTNPVSGGKPVQSTLSEEAMLELWERISGSLRVRPAAAGKATAASPVPVALGTSALAGEVCPESGWWRCGDGGEGIGVFGGERQFLKKGQRMPQALLLPPPTLWQRLRGLQPSFESRNPTLWTLADKRATPRLAQAPGLAQALMMADAGRVPASASPTASVELPLGSVVPTGAACPASGWWRCEDSHALDGTRWFAAGSVLPAATFRTQIHGRGSGFPELIHRRSSWQLVRRADAEKPEHGADGVPPRPGPSGPSAA, from the coding sequence ATGAAAACGGTGTGCGTCGGTCGCTTTCTCATCGATCTGCCGGCCGAAGCCCAGGTCGACGTCAGCCAGGGCTATACCGGCGGCTTCCATTTCACCAGCAGCGCCGACGAGACCGAGGAGGAGTTCGCGGACCGCCTGCGGGCCCTGGAAGAGGAAGTGCTGGCCTCCCCGAGCGAGGACGGCAGGCCGGCGCTCCAGCTGCGGAGAGCCTTGTCCTTCGACGGCGCGCACGGCGAGCTCTTCGTGTACAACCGGCGGCGCGGCGAGACCGTGGTCGACGACAAGGTGGTCGAGATCGAAGACGTGAGCGTGCGGGCGATGCTGCGCTTTCCGGGTGTGAGCGTGAGCGCCAGCGCCGACCACATGGCGCTCGACGCGGGCGAGCGCCTGGAGCGGCTGCTGCGCAAGACCCGGCCGACCGGCACGGACGAGATTCCGGCGGAAAAGGGTTTCTGCATCGACCATGTCATGGTGGGCGAGCCGATCGAGGACGCCGATACCGAGAAGGTGGTGATGTTCGCCGGCCTGCCGGACCACCCCGACGTCAACATCGTCCTGTCCAGCATGGCCGGCACGGAGCCGGCGCCGGGTTTGCTGGCGCGCCGCGCCAGGACGAAGGAACGCTTGCCGGTCTTCGTCCAGCTGGCGACGACCAGCCTGTTCGAGCGGGCGCGCAGCATCAACGGCCTTGCGGGCGAGGAGGTGGGATTGCGCGTGCGGGAACCCAACTTCACGACCGGCTACTCCTTTCAGTGGGAAAAACCGGTGGAGGGAAACGAGGTCACCACGCCGCTGCTCAACCTGGAATTCGAGTCGGGCACCAATCCGGTCAGCGGCGGCAAGCCGGTGCAGTCCACCCTGTCCGAGGAAGCGATGCTGGAGCTCTGGGAACGCATCTCGGGCAGCCTGCGAGTGAGGCCCGCCGCCGCCGGCAAGGCGACTGCGGCGTCGCCCGTTCCGGTAGCCTTGGGCACGAGCGCGCTGGCAGGTGAGGTGTGTCCCGAGAGCGGCTGGTGGCGCTGCGGCGATGGCGGCGAGGGCATCGGCGTGTTCGGCGGAGAGCGCCAGTTCCTCAAGAAGGGCCAGCGCATGCCCCAGGCCTTGCTGCTGCCTCCGCCCACGCTCTGGCAGAGGTTGCGCGGGCTTCAGCCGAGCTTCGAGAGCCGCAATCCGACCCTCTGGACCTTGGCGGACAAACGGGCCACGCCCAGGCTGGCGCAGGCGCCGGGGCTGGCCCAGGCATTGATGATGGCGGACGCGGGCCGGGTTCCGGCGAGCGCCTCGCCGACCGCGAGCGTGGAGCTCCCGCTCGGCAGCGTCGTCCCGACCGGGGCGGCCTGTCCAGCCAGCGGCTGGTGGCGCTGCGAGGACAGCCACGCCCTGGACGGCACGCGCTGGTTCGCGGCCGGCAGCGTGCTGCCAGCGGCCACCTTCCGCACCCAGATCCACGGGCGCGGCAGCGGCTTCCCCGAGCTGATCCACCGCAGAAGTTCATGGCAACTGGTCCGGCGCGCCGACGCCGAGAAGCCCGAGCACGGCGCGGACGGCGTGCCGCCCCGGCCCGGCCCGAGCGGTCCTAGCGCGGCCTGA